The nucleotide window CGCCAACGGCGGCACGCTGATGCTCGACGAAGTGGCGGACCTGCCGCTGCCGATGCAGGTCAAGCTGCTGCGCGCGATCCAGGAGCGGCGCGTGCGCAAGATCGGCGCCACCGCCGAGGAACCGGTGGATGTGCGCATCGTCAGCGCCACGCACCAGGACCTGGCGCGCTGCGTGGAGCAGGGCAAGTTCCGCCAGGACCTGTTCTACCGGCTGAACGTGATCGAGCTGTCGCTGCCGCCGCTGCGCGAGCGGCTCGACGACCTGCCGGTGCTGACCGACGCGATCCTGGCCCGGCTGAGCGCACCAGGCGGCCCGCCGGCCACGCTGGGGCCGGGCGTGCTCGATGCGCTGCGCGGCTACAGCTTCCCCGGCAACGTGCGCGAACTGGAAAATATCCTGGAACGGGCGCTGGCGTTTTCCAACGATGGCGTGATCGGCGTGGCCGACCTGGCGCTGAAGGGGGCCAGGCTGGCCGAACCCCAGGCGGCGACTCCGGCGCCCGCGCCTGCCGCTTCGGTTCCGGTCGAGGCCCCGGTACCGCTGGTGTCCCCCGCACCGGCACCGGCCGGCGAACGGATGCCGCCATTGCCCGACCTTTCCGTGCTGCCGTCGAACCTGCCCGCGTACCTCGAGCGGGTGGAGCGCGAGATCATCGTGCGTGCCCTCGACCAGACCCAGTACAACCGCACCCAGGCCGCGCAACTGCTCGGGATCAGCTTCCGGCAGTTGCGCTACCAGATGCAGAAACTGGGCATCCAGGAGCCCGAGGGGTAAAGCAGAGGTACCTCGAAGTCTGGTGTCGGACACCGGTGTTTGCCTGCCGGGCCGGGACCGGGAACCGGCATTTTTCCCGGCGAATGCATGCGGGGAAATGTCCGGCACTCCTTGCTTCGAAGCTGGCCAGCACCGCTGGTGGTATCAATAAAGCAACCCGGGCGGACGTCGTGGCGACCATTGCTGAAAGCTTGGGCAAGCGTGCATGGCTAGCACATTTGCGGGGTTAGCGCTTGCTTACCAAAGAACGCCTGTTCTTATCGAAGGCTTCAAAAGTCAATAGAATTATTAGGCATTCTGGCAAAAATATCCGGCCGTAACGCTTGTCGCGCGCATCCTCGCTCACTACAATTAGTGTCATAGATTGTGTGGTGCACTAAATCTAGTGCTCAGGTGGATAACCTGGTGGGTAACTTGGCGATTTCGGTTGATAACTCAGTTGATAACTGCGTTGATAACCCGGTTGATAACCAGGTGACGCTGCTTGATAACTTTGTTGTGATCAGGCATCTCTTCGATAGCGCCAGGGCCCACACCCGATACCGCACCACACATGAGCCACCGGGCAAGGACCGGCAACCGGAGAGTCATTCGAACATCTGTTTCGAGGGCCCCGGCATTGCCATTCTTATCTCGTTTTTTTGTGGCGAAAGAATTTGTTCCGAACAACTAATCGGGAGCTGAATACACATGCAATCGAACCAAGACATCACCACGCAGTCCGCCCAGCAAGTTCCAGCCGCCGCAGCGCAGCCGGCCAGCGGCCTGGCCACCGCAGCAGCCATGGGCGACTACCGCATCATCCGCC belongs to Pseudoduganella albidiflava and includes:
- a CDS encoding sigma-54-dependent transcriptional regulator, with the translated sequence MSTSPRVLVVDDEDDLRDLLEITLLKMGLDVDGAADLRSARAQLAAHEYDLVLTDMRLPDGLGLDLVREIAASGRNLPVAVVTAFGSAENAVVALKAGAFDYVTKPLQLDQLRMMVQSALKLNVPSGPAVPSTVDSRLKGQSAAMQALRAQIARLARSMAPIAITGESGSGKELAAREIHAQGARADKPFIAVNCGAIPEALMEAEFFGYRKGAFTGAADERDGFFQAANGGTLMLDEVADLPLPMQVKLLRAIQERRVRKIGATAEEPVDVRIVSATHQDLARCVEQGKFRQDLFYRLNVIELSLPPLRERLDDLPVLTDAILARLSAPGGPPATLGPGVLDALRGYSFPGNVRELENILERALAFSNDGVIGVADLALKGARLAEPQAATPAPAPAASVPVEAPVPLVSPAPAPAGERMPPLPDLSVLPSNLPAYLERVEREIIVRALDQTQYNRTQAAQLLGISFRQLRYQMQKLGIQEPEG